One genomic window of Bradyrhizobium sp. CCGE-LA001 includes the following:
- a CDS encoding dimethylsulfonioproprionate lyase family protein, whose product MSQKEEFHNIDSPDDGLFRELAAGVTTRIFSGEQAMLSVVTLAPHAQGTLHHHPEEQWGVLLDGSAIRVQGDEEIAVKKGDFWRTPGNVPHTMRAGPDGARVLDIFSPPRPEYKKAGSGFGTT is encoded by the coding sequence GTGAGCCAGAAGGAAGAATTCCACAACATCGACAGTCCCGACGACGGCCTCTTCCGGGAGCTTGCCGCGGGTGTGACCACGCGCATTTTCTCCGGCGAGCAGGCGATGCTGTCGGTGGTGACGCTGGCGCCTCACGCACAGGGCACGCTGCACCATCATCCCGAGGAGCAATGGGGCGTGCTGCTCGACGGCTCCGCCATCCGCGTCCAGGGCGACGAGGAAATCGCCGTGAAGAAAGGCGACTTCTGGCGCACGCCGGGCAATGTGCCGCACACCATGCGCGCCGGCCCCGATGGAGCGCGGGTGCTGGACATTTTCAGTCCACCACGGCCAGAATACAAGAAAGCAGGGTCGGGTTTCGGCACGACCTAA